From a single Erpetoichthys calabaricus chromosome 1, fErpCal1.3, whole genome shotgun sequence genomic region:
- the LOC114666866 gene encoding gastrula zinc finger protein XlCGF57.1-like isoform X1, which produces MKVLKCGSEILTPTTIQDISSHTMKCTRTDTINIQQQVQTSNSAALYVSEDLKNTIQCKSEDKDEQKSYIKRELYCCSECGKQFSTSNRLQTHTRVHTGEKPYCCSECGKRFTTNSSLQIHKRIHTEEKPYCCSECGKRFSQNSNLKTHLRIHTEEKPYSCSDCGKKFSQVSHLQSHTRMHTGEKPYCCSKCGKHFYKSNDLQVHMRIHTGEKPYGCSECGKRFITSAKLQIHTRIHTGEKPYCCPDCGKQFSRTNYLRIHRRIHSGEKPYCCSDCGKQFTQIGNLQIHTRTHTGQKPYCCPECGKQFTTNSSLQTHQRIHTEEKPYCCSDCGKQYSRMNYLHIHRRIHTGEKPYCCSECGKRFTANSSFQTHRRIHTEEKPYCCSECGKRFSSSSDLKKHLRIHTGEKPFCCRECGKRFTTTSTLQTHTRIHTEEKPYSCSECGKRFTTTSTLQTHKRIHTGEKPYCCSDCGKQFSGSSFWAHRKIHTKKGANQPSL; this is translated from the coding sequence ATGAAGGTACTGAAATGTGGATCAGAGATTTTAACACCAACAACTATACAGGATATTTCTTCACACACTATGAAATGTACAAGAACTGACACTATAAATATTCAACAACAGGTACAAACTTCAAATTCAGCAGCTTTGTATGTCTCTGAAGATTTGAAGAACACAATTCAATGCAAATCTGAAGACAAAGATGAACAGAAGAGTTATATAAAACGGGAActatattgctgttctgaatgtggaaagcaATTCTCCACAAGTAACCGTCTTCAGAcccacacaagagttcacactggagagaagccatattgctgttctgaatgtgggaagcgGTTTACCACAAATAGCAGTCTTCAGATACACAAACGCATTCACActgaagagaagccatattgctgttctgagtgtggcaaacgattctcccAGAATAGCAATCTTAAGACCCACTTAAGAATCCACACTGAGGAGAAGCCATATTCCTGTTCTGATTGTGGTAAGAAATTCTCGCAAGTAAGCCATCTTCAGTCCCACACACGaatgcacactggagagaaaccatattgctgttctaaATGTGGCAAACATTTTTACAAGAGCAATGATCTTCAGGTCCACatgagaattcatactggagagaaaccatatggctgttctgaatgtggcaagagaTTCATCACCAGTGCCAAGCTTCAgatccacacaagaattcacactggagagaagccatattgctgtcctgattgtggcaaacaattctcacgaACAAACTATCTTCGCATTCATAGGAGAATTCACAGtggtgagaagccatattgttgttctgactGTGGAAAACAGTTCACTCAAATAGGTAATCTTCAGATTCACACAAGAACTCACACTGGacagaaaccatattgctgccctgaatgtggtaaacaattcacCACCAATAGCAGTCTTCAGACCCACCAAAGAATCCACACTgaagagaaaccatattgctgttctgactgtGGCAAACAATATTCACGAATGAACTATCTTCATATCCACCggagaattcatactggagaaaagccatattgctgttctgaatgtggcaaacgtttCACAGCCAATAGTAGTTTTCAGacccacagaagaatccacactgaagagaagccatattgctgttctgaatgtggcaagcgattctCCTCTAGTAGCGATCTTAAAAAACATTTacgaattcacaccggagagaagccattttgttgtcgtgaatgtggcaaacgattcactACCACCAGCACCCTTCAGACCCACACAAGAATCCACACTGAAGAGAAACCAtatagctgttctgaatgtggcaaacgattcacgACCACAAGCACTCTTCAAacccacaaaagaattcatactggggagaaaccatattgctgttctgattgtggcaaacaattctccgGGAGTAGCTTTTGGGCACACAGAAAAATTCATACTAAAAAAGGCGCAAATCAACCCTCCTTATGA